The genomic region AAGACTCCTTGACAAAAGCGTTTGAGGCCGAAGTACCATTTCAATTAACACATTAAAAGCACCACGATAAAGCAATATGTTAATCAAAACTAGGCGCATTGATAGCAATGTGCTTCCAGCAGAAGGACTAGAGGAATCGCTGTCACTGTGGCCATTCCTTAATCACTTGCAAAAAACACTGGCCGAGCAAGAGGAAGGGATGCTGGTGCCTAAGATTGCGAGTGAACTTCTTTTGGAAAAGATAAAACAATCAGGGGATATTACGGAAGATAACCTTGCTTCCTATAAGGAACTCCTGGAAAGCTTATACCACCTCGCAAAAGGTGTTTCTAAGAAAAAGAATCAGCAATGGGCATTGGGTTTTCCTGTGCCCGATAAAGTGTTTTTCGGCACCCAAGACTTTTACGATTTAATCGATGAGGATTTTCAACGCGTTGAATCAACGAATAGCAATAGCTTCTTGGATGTGGAATTTGTCAATAAACAGCTTTATCTATTAATATTAGAACGCTTTTACGATATTCCCGCGATACATAGTAAATTACGTTTTGTAAAAAGAAACGGTCAATTTAACCGATATTACGAGTTGGAAATAGACTATTCCTATGTCGATATCCAACCGAAGGCGGAACTCCCTAAGCTCAACTTGAGGTCTATAAAGAATAAAGATTCGCTGACATTTAAGGATATTCAACCTATACTCAAAGCATTTGATATTTCTCAGTTTTCTTTCACAGGTTTCACAATATGCTCTTTTGTAGATTGCCATGAAGCCTTCGTTGCTGAGCAGCTACAATCCCTTATAAACAATATCAGTATTTATACAGGGGCGGATGGGCTCAACCTGCTGAACAATATATTGGCAAACATCGTCAATTTCGAAGGCGTCAAGTCGTCCTTTTATCCGATCCTGAAACTCAATGGAATCCCCGTGCTTTCTTCGGATATGGCTAAGGATAGTATGCTATTGGGCGATTCCGTATTTTACGACAAAGAAATTATGCAAGGTGGACTAATGAAATACTTAGACGAACCTTACATCCTGTCGTTTGGTGTGGAAGAAGGTGTCGAATCGCGGTCTTCCGAGCTGAAACGAAGTTTGCAAAGAACCGGATTAACCTCTTATATCTGCTTCCCTTTAATTCACAATAATGGTCTGGTGGGAATTTTCGAGCTCTACACTAGAGATGAAACTCGTTTAAATCGCAATATGCTCATTCAGGTACGTTCGTTTTACGCGCTTTTAGCACAATTAGCATACGATATTGTGTTATCCTTTAAAAGTGAGCTCAACAATGTTATTCTTCATAAATATACGTCACTTCAGCCTGCTGTAGAATGGAAATTCAATCAGGTTGCTGCAGAATATTTAGGCGAGGTTATTCACCAAAGCTTGGAACCGGAACTTGAAAAGATCGTATTCAACAGAGTGTATCCATTCTATGCTGCGGTCGAT from Sphingobacterium sp. BN32 harbors:
- a CDS encoding GAF domain-containing protein; the encoded protein is MLIKTRRIDSNVLPAEGLEESLSLWPFLNHLQKTLAEQEEGMLVPKIASELLLEKIKQSGDITEDNLASYKELLESLYHLAKGVSKKKNQQWALGFPVPDKVFFGTQDFYDLIDEDFQRVESTNSNSFLDVEFVNKQLYLLILERFYDIPAIHSKLRFVKRNGQFNRYYELEIDYSYVDIQPKAELPKLNLRSIKNKDSLTFKDIQPILKAFDISQFSFTGFTICSFVDCHEAFVAEQLQSLINNISIYTGADGLNLLNNILANIVNFEGVKSSFYPILKLNGIPVLSSDMAKDSMLLGDSVFYDKEIMQGGLMKYLDEPYILSFGVEEGVESRSSELKRSLQRTGLTSYICFPLIHNNGLVGIFELYTRDETRLNRNMLIQVRSFYALLAQLAYDIVLSFKSELNNVILHKYTSLQPAVEWKFNQVAAEYLGEVIHQSLEPELEKIVFNRVYPFYAAVDVKDSSILRNKSYREDILQRVNFVASLIDRMKDRGVLSVDKTFVERFDEVNDWANGSNLEHYLLDILSFFQEDVPNFLDKLEKAEPSIKASLAQCRSKLQYSYEDMNSSNESFERSLQKINQVVKAEMNIFNAQVQEIFPSYFETFRTDGVEYDLYVGQSISPRSIFKMSMLNQIRKEQIISIAKIGQKTHRLKTSLSIPLETTQLIFIHPNPIDISFREDERRFDVEGSYNIRYQIIKKRIDKALILNTTERLVQPGHIAVVYSRSQIARELRVCLQEVAHMGLIEPHIEEVQLENLQGVSDLKAMRVKIVLK